A segment of the bacterium genome:
GCAGGGAGCGCAGCCAGGATGGCGGAGCGACCGGAGCGCGAGCCTCCGGCCGACACGAAGTCGGCCGGAGGCGCCCGCCGGAACCGCGCCGATCACCCCCGGGCGGCCTCCACCGCCCCCCGCAGCCGCCGGATCGCCTTTTCCAGCGTCGCCCGCGGGCACGCGAAGTTGCACCGCACGTAGCCCGGGCCGTCGAAGTGCTCGCCGGGCGAGAAGCCGAGGCCGTGGGACTCGAAGTGGGCGCCCGCGTCGGTGAGGCCGAGCTCGCGCACGTCGAGCCAGGCCAGGTAGGTCGCCTCGACGCGGGACATGCTGACGCCGGGCAGGTCGGCCACGGCGGCGGCCAGCAGATCCCGGTTGGCACGCAGGTAGACGAGCTGGGCCGCCAGCCAGTCGCCTCCGTGGCGCCAGGCCGCCTCGGCGGCGACCAGGCCGAAGACGTTCACGTGGGGCACGATGCCGGCCTTGGCGCGCTCGAAGCGCCGGCGCAGGGAGTCGTCCGGGATCACGGCCACCGAACAGCCGAGGCCGGCGATGTTGAAGGCCTTGCTCGGCGCCAGCAGGGTGATGGTGCGGGCGGCAATCTCCGGCGAGAGCGAGGCGAGCGGCACGTGCCGGCGGTCGGTCGCCAGGCTGAGCTGGGCGTGGATCTCGTCGCTGCAGATGACGACGTCCCGCCGCAGGCACTCCTCGGCGAAGACCGCGAGCTCGTCGCGACGCCACATGCGGCCCACCGGGTTGTGGGGATGGCAGAGCAGGAAGAGCCGCACGTCGTCGGTCAGGCCCGCCGCGAAGTGCTCGCGCCCGCAGGTCCAGCCGGCCGCGTTGTCGCCCTCGAGGGCGATCTTCCGCACCGTGCGGTCCATGAGGCCGGGCACGCGCAGGAAGGGTCCGTACACGGGCGTGTGCACCGCCACGCCGCTGCCCGGTTCGCCCACCGCGCGGCAGGTCACGCTCAGGCCGCACACCAGGCCGGGCAGCCACACCAGCCAGGCCGGATCGACCCGCCACCCCCACTCGCGTTCGCACGTCTCGAGGAAGACCTCGACCAGGCCCGGCGGCGTGCCCGGGTAGCCGTACACGCCGTGGCGCGCGCGTTCGGCCAGGGCGTCGACGACGGCCGCTGGCGACCGGAAATCGGCGTCGGCCACCCATAGGGGCAGGATGTCCCGCCCGGCGTACCGGTCCCACTTCTCGCTGTTGGTGCCCGTCCGGTCGACGGGCGTGTCGAAGTCGAAGCTCATGCGGAGTCCCGGGTTCGGGGAAGGCGCACGCGGCGCCGGTCAGCTGCGGTCGCGTGCGGCAAGATAGGTCCGGATGCGTTCGACGGCCTCCGCCGGCGTCGCCACCAGGCTGTACTCGGCGTCCGGCGCCCCGGCGCGGAGGAAGGCCTCGCCCG
Coding sequences within it:
- a CDS encoding PatB family C-S lyase encodes the protein MSFDFDTPVDRTGTNSEKWDRYAGRDILPLWVADADFRSPAAVVDALAERARHGVYGYPGTPPGLVEVFLETCEREWGWRVDPAWLVWLPGLVCGLSVTCRAVGEPGSGVAVHTPVYGPFLRVPGLMDRTVRKIALEGDNAAGWTCGREHFAAGLTDDVRLFLLCHPHNPVGRMWRRDELAVFAEECLRRDVVICSDEIHAQLSLATDRRHVPLASLSPEIAARTITLLAPSKAFNIAGLGCSVAVIPDDSLRRRFERAKAGIVPHVNVFGLVAAEAAWRHGGDWLAAQLVYLRANRDLLAAAVADLPGVSMSRVEATYLAWLDVRELGLTDAGAHFESHGLGFSPGEHFDGPGYVRCNFACPRATLEKAIRRLRGAVEAARG